The following coding sequences lie in one bacterium genomic window:
- a CDS encoding DNA methyltransferase translates to MAIQKLNFDTEKELQEAIIEEKFKGTPDIEIGRKYGVTFRYIEKLITKTKGLNVSSLKKLKKIKNLHPKDFYEEKTTVWSFKQRGDWATHSGEYRGNWSPYIPRNIILKYSKPNELVLDYFCGAGTTAVECKLLGRRCIAFDINEKAIELAKKNLEFDVFLKEYEAYEPELFIGDARDLSFLEDNSVDLICAHPPYANIIHYTDSKGSDLSFLDIDEFLNEMSKVASESFRVLKPGRQCAILIGDTRRKKHVIPLGFK, encoded by the coding sequence ATGGCCATTCAGAAATTAAATTTTGACACTGAAAAAGAGCTGCAAGAGGCAATCATTGAAGAGAAATTCAAAGGTACCCCTGATATTGAAATAGGGCGGAAATATGGGGTTACATTTAGATACATAGAAAAACTGATTACAAAAACAAAAGGTTTAAACGTAAGCAGCCTCAAAAAATTAAAAAAGATAAAAAATCTCCACCCCAAAGACTTTTATGAAGAAAAGACAACCGTTTGGAGTTTCAAACAAAGAGGTGATTGGGCTACCCATAGTGGAGAATACAGGGGTAATTGGTCCCCATATATTCCAAGAAATATAATCTTAAAATATTCAAAACCGAATGAATTGGTTTTAGATTACTTCTGCGGGGCTGGAACCACAGCAGTAGAATGTAAGCTCCTCGGAAGAAGATGTATTGCCTTTGACATAAACGAAAAAGCCATTGAACTTGCTAAAAAGAATTTAGAGTTTGATGTTTTTTTGAAAGAATATGAAGCATATGAACCAGAACTATTTATCGGCGATGCAAGGGATCTATCTTTTTTAGAGGATAATTCGGTGGATCTCATCTGTGCCCATCCACCTTATGCTAATATTATTCATTACACAGATTCAAAAGGTAGTGACCTATCATTTTTAGATATAGATGAATTTCTAAACGAAATGTCAAAAGTGGCTTCTGAAAGCTTCAGAGTATTAAAACCAGGAAGACAATGTGCGATCCTTATTGGTGACACCAGGCGGAAAAAACATGTAATACCTTTGGGTTTTAAGC